A genome region from Deinococcus sp. KNUC1210 includes the following:
- a CDS encoding LysR family transcriptional regulator has protein sequence MTRAAERLGIQQPPLSQQIRDLEREVGAALFHRTTRGVELTEAGRAFRKGIEGIPMLVERAVRETQHAARGETGTLRVGFTGAAGIDPAVQQMIRRFRRQFPQVRLTLTEKNTTNLIEDLREHVLDAAFVRATPEHGQEFQVTEVASSRLVAVLPEDHPAVGYDELQVGQLKDDPFILTPRSVGPTLYDTVISVCREAGFEPIAGQTAPQMMSVVSLVAAGLGVSLVPAAMRHLHLQGCTYRDLQGGGPRIVLSLVSHRNERSVVVKNFLTPSRASQTLDLESRG, from the coding sequence GTGACCCGCGCCGCCGAACGTCTGGGAATTCAACAACCTCCCCTCAGTCAGCAGATCAGGGATCTGGAAAGAGAGGTGGGGGCGGCCCTGTTTCACCGGACAACGAGGGGAGTCGAGCTGACCGAAGCAGGACGCGCTTTTCGAAAGGGCATCGAGGGCATTCCGATGCTGGTGGAACGGGCGGTCAGGGAGACCCAGCACGCTGCACGGGGCGAGACGGGAACGCTGCGGGTGGGCTTCACGGGTGCAGCAGGCATCGACCCTGCCGTACAGCAGATGATTCGCCGCTTTCGTCGCCAATTTCCGCAGGTGCGCCTGACCCTGACCGAGAAGAACACCACCAACCTGATCGAAGACCTGCGCGAACACGTGCTCGACGCGGCCTTTGTCCGGGCGACACCGGAGCATGGACAGGAATTTCAGGTAACGGAGGTGGCGAGTAGCCGTCTCGTCGCCGTGTTACCCGAAGACCACCCCGCAGTGGGTTACGACGAGCTTCAGGTTGGGCAGTTGAAGGATGATCCGTTTATTCTGACACCGCGTTCTGTCGGCCCAACCCTTTACGACACGGTCATCTCTGTCTGCCGTGAAGCTGGATTCGAGCCGATTGCCGGACAGACTGCCCCACAGATGATGTCGGTGGTGAGTCTGGTCGCGGCAGGCCTGGGCGTGTCACTGGTGCCCGCCGCGATGCGTCACCTGCATCTGCAGGGGTGTACGTACCGTGACCTTCAGGGCGGTGGCCCGCGCATTGTCCTGTCCCTGGTGTCTCACCGCAACGAACGCTCTGTCGTGGTCAAGAATTTTCTGACGCCGTCACGAGCTTCCCAGACCCTGGACCTGGAGAGCAGGGGATGA
- a CDS encoding MFS transporter translates to MQPLLGQFTREFHVSAAQSALSMSVGTAALALSIFLMSAVSEAFSRKHVMLVSLFGAALLNLLVAFAPSWPLLLLCRAAEGLVLGGVPAVAMAYLAEEIDPNDLGAAMGLYVGGTAFGGMTGRVCIGLFSEFTSWRVAMAVMAGLGLLAAWGFGHLLPASRQVAGRRVLRMGDQLSEWYAHLRTPGLPILFALGFLNLGVLVAVFNYLGFRLSGAPYHLSMAAISIIFLVYLLGSVASSVAGKLADRFGRVPVLLTGLGFSLVGVTCTLGRPLPVILFGMTLVTVGFFVTHSVASSSVGHLARRAKGHASALYLLAYYAGSSVVGLAGGWVWGAGNWTLLIGFCAGLLLMGVLLVVRLQKVVPPTSRPVVTR, encoded by the coding sequence GTGCAGCCGCTGCTGGGACAATTCACCCGGGAATTTCATGTCAGTGCCGCCCAAAGTGCCCTGAGCATGTCTGTCGGTACAGCGGCACTGGCCCTGTCGATCTTCCTGATGAGCGCCGTATCGGAGGCGTTCAGCCGTAAACACGTGATGCTCGTCTCACTGTTCGGTGCTGCGCTGCTCAATCTGTTGGTGGCGTTTGCCCCGAGCTGGCCGCTCCTGCTGCTCTGCCGCGCTGCGGAAGGTCTGGTCCTCGGTGGCGTGCCTGCGGTGGCGATGGCGTATCTGGCCGAGGAAATCGATCCGAACGACCTGGGCGCTGCTATGGGCTTGTATGTGGGCGGCACGGCCTTCGGCGGCATGACAGGCCGTGTCTGTATCGGGCTGTTTAGTGAATTCACCAGCTGGCGCGTCGCCATGGCGGTCATGGCGGGCCTGGGTCTGTTGGCTGCCTGGGGGTTCGGGCACCTGTTGCCTGCGTCGAGGCAGGTTGCCGGGCGGCGCGTCCTCCGGATGGGTGACCAGCTCTCTGAGTGGTACGCCCACCTGCGTACACCCGGTCTGCCCATTCTGTTTGCCCTCGGATTTCTGAATCTGGGAGTTCTGGTCGCGGTCTTCAATTACCTCGGGTTCCGGCTGAGCGGTGCGCCGTATCACCTGAGCATGGCCGCCATCAGCATAATCTTTCTGGTGTATCTCCTCGGCTCGGTGGCGTCCTCGGTGGCCGGAAAATTGGCAGACCGCTTCGGGCGCGTTCCGGTGCTGCTGACAGGTCTGGGCTTCAGTCTGGTCGGCGTGACCTGCACGCTGGGGCGGCCTCTGCCTGTGATTCTCTTCGGAATGACCCTGGTGACGGTTGGCTTCTTCGTGACGCATTCTGTCGCCAGCAGCAGTGTCGGTCATCTTGCCCGGCGAGCCAAGGGGCACGCTTCGGCGCTGTATCTGCTCGCTTACTATGCAGGCTCCAGCGTGGTCGGGCTCGCCGGGGGCTGGGTGTGGGGCGCAGGGAACTGGACGCTGCTGATCGGCTTCTGTGCCGGGTTGTTGCTGATGGGTGTTCTGCTCGTCGTCCGTCTTCAGAAGGTCGTACCGCCAACAAGCAGGCCAGTTGTGACGCGGTGA
- a CDS encoding single-stranded DNA-binding protein, with translation MPTLHLSGPLGTSLSVEVEDERDLLNVLRRYGRQGWTSGELPAGGLSLPLAMSDNFDWALIGARPYTNGDGEACVLYKGQSYKRRELDEVDTKKLKLPRIVKYSRGARPTDPPHLKEGEEGGVQYVTLISFRGAGRVIEAYLDRDARTEATAR, from the coding sequence ATGCCTACACTTCATCTGTCCGGCCCTCTTGGAACTTCTCTCAGCGTGGAGGTCGAGGACGAGCGCGACCTGCTGAACGTGTTGCGGCGCTACGGTCGTCAGGGATGGACGAGCGGCGAGCTTCCGGCGGGCGGCCTGAGTCTGCCGCTGGCGATGTCGGATAACTTCGACTGGGCGCTGATCGGAGCGCGGCCCTACACCAACGGCGACGGTGAGGCCTGCGTGCTGTACAAAGGCCAGAGCTATAAACGCCGCGAACTCGACGAGGTCGATACCAAGAAGCTCAAATTGCCGCGCATCGTCAAGTACAGCCGTGGCGCGCGGCCGACCGATCCGCCGCACCTGAAGGAAGGCGAAGAAGGCGGCGTACAGTACGTCACCCTTATCAGTTTCCGGGGTGCAGGGCGCGTGATCGAGGCATATCTCGACCGAGACGCGCGAACCGAAGCCACCGCACGATAA
- a CDS encoding DUF5009 domain-containing protein, whose protein sequence is MGLALFSSPAPAADSPHTTSGAVAGRLSSLDAWRGLTVLLMLLVNNVSLGNLTPRQLQHAPWGGGLTFTDLVFPWFLFCAGAALPFSLSAAQRAGQRGWALVGKQAQRTVLLYLVGCVVTSATEHRFTLGLGVLQIIALASFFGGLLSGLPVRWRLAVAGILLIGYDLFLKLSGVGGAAGLFTEAHNPVQAVNALLTPWGLRGLPSVIPTTALVLLGSAAAQPLKDRQPRAPWLLLGLGVVLSVLGWLWAGHLEFNKAVWTPSYVVYCSGLGTLGLLAFYLIADTGGGRRARWLTPLTIPGRNALFAYVAPILIKTYVLLDWNVTWAGGTMPMGRALLTLARDHLGLWGGGWVYTLGYMLAVWLGLAYLARRGWLWKL, encoded by the coding sequence ATGGGCCTCGCTCTGTTTTCCTCCCCCGCGCCTGCCGCAGACAGCCCACACACGACCAGCGGCGCGGTGGCGGGGCGGCTCTCGTCGCTCGACGCGTGGCGCGGCCTGACGGTCCTGCTGATGCTGCTGGTCAACAATGTCTCGCTCGGCAACCTGACGCCGAGGCAGCTTCAGCACGCGCCCTGGGGCGGTGGCCTGACCTTCACCGATCTGGTGTTTCCCTGGTTCCTGTTCTGTGCGGGGGCCGCCCTGCCTTTTTCACTGTCGGCGGCGCAGCGGGCCGGGCAGCGCGGCTGGGCGCTCGTCGGCAAGCAGGCACAGCGGACCGTGCTGCTCTATCTGGTCGGCTGTGTGGTCACGAGCGCCACGGAACACCGCTTCACGCTGGGGCTGGGAGTGCTTCAGATCATCGCACTGGCGAGCTTTTTCGGGGGCCTGCTCAGCGGTCTGCCGGTGCGCTGGCGGCTGGCGGTGGCGGGCATCCTGCTGATCGGCTACGACCTCTTTCTCAAACTGTCGGGGGTCGGTGGTGCGGCGGGCCTGTTCACCGAGGCCCATAACCCGGTGCAGGCGGTCAATGCTCTCCTGACGCCCTGGGGACTGCGCGGCCTGCCTTCCGTGATTCCGACCACGGCCCTCGTGCTGCTGGGAAGCGCCGCCGCTCAGCCCCTGAAGGATCGGCAGCCGCGTGCGCCCTGGCTGCTGCTGGGGCTGGGGGTCGTTCTGAGCGTATTGGGCTGGCTGTGGGCAGGTCATCTGGAATTCAACAAGGCAGTCTGGACGCCCAGCTACGTCGTCTACTGCTCGGGTCTGGGCACCCTGGGGCTGCTGGCCTTCTACCTGATCGCCGATACCGGGGGTGGCCGACGGGCCAGGTGGCTGACACCGCTCACCATTCCGGGCCGCAACGCCCTGTTCGCCTACGTCGCCCCGATCCTGATCAAGACGTATGTGCTGCTCGACTGGAACGTAACCTGGGCGGGCGGCACCATGCCGATGGGCCGGGCGCTCCTCACGCTGGCACGCGACCATCTGGGGCTGTGGGGTGGTGGCTGGGTGTACACGCTGGGGTACATGCTGGCGGTGTGGCTCGGGCTGGCGTATCTGGCCCGGCGCGGCTGGCTGTGGAAGCTGTAA
- a CDS encoding polysaccharide deacetylase family protein, producing the protein MKLNSFLCSSLLALSMAAAPTWAAAGSNPTNSVLGVLKAVPATPPGQVQPVAPNTLAAPKIPLLKLTPPIPEVRKVEYLSNGFIEVAGAVLTVTEGDRPRARALAGYAARRILATRPQLDEVDISVYDRGSYAGFGGPLPILTASVPRPRLDEFLNWADGHGSYDRAWVNAKGPTPPTRQPDTVRELTVNFLGALADRAADAVHHTTAKVLGGVQGGLLYHGSARQPLTALTFDDAPHPMYEPLLLDLLRRADAKATFFVIGRNARAYPYFVRDMAEQGHEVANHTYHHVRLPGLPIAEATAEMQEADAVLQGITGKPVRYFRPPGGDYTPATLRAAEALGLTTVFWTDDPGDFQNPGDAVLTERYTRMLRRGGIVLLHDNAPEMLQVLPAFLRLAVQHRIDLNTVGTLVAGPEALIRQTPPAVKGTPAPKPSAP; encoded by the coding sequence GTGAAGTTGAATTCTTTCCTGTGCTCCTCGCTGCTGGCCCTGAGCATGGCCGCTGCGCCGACCTGGGCCGCTGCGGGCAGCAACCCCACGAATTCGGTCCTGGGCGTGCTGAAAGCCGTTCCGGCAACGCCGCCCGGACAGGTGCAGCCGGTTGCCCCGAATACTCTGGCGGCCCCAAAAATCCCGCTGCTCAAACTGACGCCGCCGATTCCCGAAGTTCGCAAGGTCGAGTACCTGAGCAACGGCTTTATCGAGGTGGCAGGCGCGGTGCTGACGGTGACGGAAGGCGACCGACCCCGTGCGCGGGCGCTGGCCGGATACGCGGCGCGGCGTATCCTGGCAACGCGCCCGCAGCTGGACGAGGTGGATATCAGCGTGTATGACCGGGGCAGCTATGCGGGCTTCGGCGGACCACTGCCGATCCTGACGGCCAGCGTGCCCAGGCCGCGCCTCGACGAGTTTCTGAACTGGGCCGACGGACACGGCAGTTATGACCGCGCCTGGGTCAATGCCAAAGGGCCGACGCCCCCGACCCGGCAGCCCGACACCGTGCGCGAGCTGACCGTGAACTTTCTGGGCGCACTGGCCGACCGCGCCGCCGACGCGGTGCATCACACCACCGCCAAGGTGCTGGGCGGCGTGCAGGGCGGTCTGCTGTATCACGGCAGCGCCCGCCAGCCCCTGACGGCCCTGACCTTCGACGACGCGCCGCATCCGATGTATGAACCGCTGCTGCTCGACCTGCTGCGCCGCGCCGACGCCAAGGCCACCTTCTTCGTGATCGGACGCAATGCCCGCGCCTATCCGTACTTCGTGCGCGATATGGCCGAGCAGGGGCACGAGGTCGCCAACCACACCTATCACCATGTGCGGTTGCCGGGCCTGCCGATTGCCGAAGCCACCGCCGAGATGCAGGAGGCCGACGCGGTGCTTCAGGGCATCACCGGGAAGCCGGTGCGCTATTTCCGGCCACCCGGCGGCGACTACACCCCTGCCACGCTGCGGGCTGCCGAGGCGCTGGGCCTGACCACGGTGTTCTGGACAGACGATCCCGGCGATTTTCAGAATCCCGGTGACGCCGTGCTGACGGAACGCTATACGCGCATGCTGCGGCGCGGCGGCATCGTGCTGCTGCACGACAACGCGCCCGAGATGTTGCAGGTGCTGCCTGCCTTTCTGCGGCTGGCGGTTCAGCACCGTATCGACCTGAACACTGTCGGGACACTGGTGGCCGGGCCAGAAGCCCTGATACGGCAGACGCCCCCGGCAGTCAAAGGAACGCCAGCGCCGAAGCCCAGCGCCCCCTGA
- a CDS encoding ion transporter — MNSSPPRAHWRVVLGNIIFDNDTPAGRRFDLALIVAILLSISVVILDSVAKIHRQHDATLRTAELVLSSLFTAEYLLRLVSARHATHYARSFFGVVDLLSLLPAYISLFLPGSEYLLIVRALRLLRIFRILKMGRYLSEAGVLAQALRASAVKITVFLAVVLTLVLIIGALMYVIEGPQYGFTSIPTSIYWAIVTITTVGYGDISPHTALGKTLASITMIFGYGIIAVPTGIVTAGLTQASQPRPPAPDSRRCPRCGLERHGPEANYCQRCGERLPEAKAAT; from the coding sequence ATGAACAGTTCACCGCCGCGTGCCCACTGGCGGGTGGTGCTCGGGAACATCATTTTCGACAACGACACCCCGGCAGGCCGCCGCTTCGATCTGGCGCTGATCGTGGCCATTCTGCTGAGCATCTCGGTGGTGATCCTCGACAGTGTGGCGAAGATTCACCGCCAGCACGACGCCACGCTCCGGACCGCCGAACTGGTTCTCAGCAGCCTGTTTACTGCCGAATACCTGCTGCGCCTCGTCAGCGCCCGCCATGCCACCCATTACGCCCGCAGTTTCTTCGGCGTGGTGGATCTGCTGTCGCTGTTGCCCGCTTACATCTCACTGTTCCTGCCCGGCAGCGAATATCTGCTGATCGTGCGGGCGCTGCGGCTGCTGCGAATCTTCCGCATCCTGAAGATGGGGCGATACCTGAGCGAGGCGGGCGTGCTGGCCCAGGCGCTGCGGGCGAGCGCCGTCAAGATCACGGTCTTTCTGGCGGTGGTCCTGACCCTGGTACTGATCATCGGGGCGCTGATGTACGTGATCGAGGGGCCACAGTACGGCTTTACCAGCATTCCCACCAGTATCTACTGGGCCATCGTCACCATCACCACCGTCGGGTACGGCGACATTTCCCCGCACACGGCGCTGGGCAAAACACTGGCGTCCATCACCATGATCTTCGGGTACGGCATCATCGCGGTGCCGACCGGCATCGTGACGGCGGGGCTGACACAGGCCAGCCAGCCCAGACCGCCCGCCCCCGACTCCCGGCGCTGTCCACGCTGCGGCCTGGAGCGGCACGGCCCGGAAGCGAACTACTGCCAGCGCTGCGGCGAACGGCTGCCGGAAGCGAAGGCAGCGACGTAG
- a CDS encoding tRNA (guanosine(46)-N(7))-methyltransferase TrmB, with the protein MILQLSQFHFPDDPARLFPDSPGRDLYLEIGFGDGRFWPQYLQSFDQPPNYLGVEVSGASMQKAQRRLERLNIRNAHLTKLPALVMLDAVIPEQSLSAIIVNFPDPWPKQDHLEMRLLRVPFFRLAASRLKPGGAVLLTTDHEEYFEFACREAQESGVMAVERGTPPPAALETKYAVKWRELGLDVQHARFTATAHPTLPRPDIRP; encoded by the coding sequence ATGATCCTGCAACTTTCTCAGTTTCATTTTCCCGACGATCCGGCCCGTCTGTTTCCCGACTCGCCCGGGCGTGACCTGTATCTGGAAATCGGCTTCGGTGACGGCAGATTCTGGCCGCAGTACCTTCAGAGCTTCGACCAGCCGCCCAATTATCTGGGTGTGGAGGTCTCGGGTGCCAGCATGCAGAAGGCGCAGCGCCGCCTGGAACGCCTGAACATCCGCAATGCCCACCTGACCAAGCTGCCCGCCCTCGTGATGCTCGACGCGGTGATTCCGGAACAGAGCCTGAGTGCCATCATCGTCAATTTTCCCGATCCCTGGCCCAAGCAGGATCACCTCGAAATGCGGCTGCTGCGCGTGCCCTTCTTCCGGCTGGCGGCCAGCCGTCTGAAACCGGGCGGCGCGGTGCTCCTGACCACCGACCACGAAGAGTATTTCGAATTCGCCTGCCGAGAAGCGCAGGAAAGCGGCGTGATGGCGGTGGAACGGGGCACGCCGCCACCCGCCGCGCTGGAAACCAAATATGCCGTCAAATGGCGCGAACTGGGGCTGGACGTGCAGCACGCCCGCTTTACCGCCACCGCGCACCCGACGCTGCCGCGCCCCGATATTCGGCCCTGA
- a CDS encoding FAD-dependent oxidoreductase, whose amino-acid sequence MVGAGLGGCELAWRLAGAGQDVLLVSQALDHLGNLYAPDVQDAAFPADSLFGEVAAALAPLTDGWAFHRALKERLERQDGIHLLQSCVTGLEEDGQAVTLSTWEGPPLRARRTVLAVGAFLKARLLIGDTMEDAGRLSEVAYDFLADDLAAQGVWLVPAERSALHEAQPYEVRFLTIPAGERDGFQLRRFDAVYALGQVVPGSTPPATPRCWATRRRWHRNF is encoded by the coding sequence GTGGTCGGCGCGGGTCTGGGCGGCTGCGAACTGGCATGGCGGCTGGCAGGCGCGGGCCAGGACGTGCTGCTGGTGTCTCAGGCCCTCGACCACCTGGGCAATCTGTACGCCCCAGACGTGCAGGACGCAGCGTTCCCGGCAGACAGCCTGTTCGGGGAGGTGGCGGCAGCCCTGGCCCCTCTGACTGACGGGTGGGCTTTTCACCGCGCCCTGAAAGAGCGGCTGGAGCGGCAGGACGGCATTCATCTGCTGCAAAGCTGCGTCACCGGTCTGGAAGAAGACGGACAGGCCGTGACCCTCTCGACCTGGGAAGGACCACCCCTGCGGGCGCGGCGGACCGTGCTGGCCGTGGGCGCCTTCCTGAAGGCTCGGCTGCTGATCGGAGATACCATGGAAGACGCCGGACGGCTGAGCGAGGTGGCCTACGACTTTCTGGCCGACGATCTGGCGGCCCAGGGAGTCTGGCTCGTGCCCGCCGAGCGCTCAGCGCTGCACGAGGCCCAGCCCTACGAAGTGCGCTTCCTGACGATTCCGGCAGGCGAACGCGACGGATTTCAGCTGCGGCGCTTCGACGCGGTGTATGCGCTGGGCCAGGTTGTGCCCGGCAGCACGCCCCCAGCTACGCCACGGTGCTGGGCGACGCGGCGGCGCTGGCACAGGAACTTCTGA
- a CDS encoding DUF4129 domain-containing protein → MPPSTVPTERTLRPWLVVLLPFAASGLLPWWACAALALALALGRVSDDARSIAALLVLLAAVLVALPLLPALLPSGTLFVQAAAVGLLSLQALRWLEAGQRRGLLLPAAALLFAPTSLGLAALLLAALGLNGAENRPPQQLGGRRELWPLLALSLGLGAALLLLPSLPSPQVSNSGSSRPAPTSGPVQPAPTPPVISEAGTGSRVRSAPLRLNIQDDPWLARALWPVTALLIVLCMVLLLLRTRVVVAERRSNWTDYAAILALLGTLFMVLVVGSGARPGGSAASTAGQEGMAGGHGVQAVQHASASSEVLLLNIGSVAASLLFAVMAAVLLWSLRSRLAGLGQPAPNTAAPLPETVALPALHRIRVAWRDLESALMQAGLGRRPSQTPEEYAAALAQQVPGAAAELYTLTRLYLPVRYGGVPSDQDADTAEAAARHIREHVAALPPESRAHNRPEQEPA, encoded by the coding sequence ATGCCCCCGAGCACCGTTCCCACCGAACGCACCCTCCGCCCGTGGCTGGTTGTCCTGCTGCCCTTTGCAGCCTCTGGCCTGCTCCCGTGGTGGGCCTGCGCTGCGCTGGCACTTGCCCTGGCCCTGGGCCGCGTCAGCGACGACGCCCGCAGCATCGCCGCACTGCTGGTCCTGCTGGCGGCGGTGCTGGTGGCCCTGCCGCTGCTCCCCGCCCTGTTGCCTTCAGGCACGCTGTTCGTTCAGGCCGCTGCCGTTGGGCTGTTGTCGCTCCAGGCGCTGCGCTGGCTGGAGGCGGGGCAGCGCAGAGGCCTGCTGCTGCCTGCTGCCGCGCTGCTGTTCGCTCCCACCTCGCTGGGGCTGGCGGCGCTGCTGCTGGCGGCACTCGGCCTGAATGGAGCCGAAAATCGCCCGCCTCAGCAGCTCGGTGGGCGGCGAGAGCTGTGGCCGTTGCTGGCGCTGTCGCTCGGCCTGGGTGCGGCGCTGCTGCTGCTGCCCAGCCTGCCGTCTCCTCAGGTGTCCAATTCCGGTAGCAGCCGTCCTGCACCCACATCTGGGCCTGTCCAGCCGGCGCCCACACCGCCCGTCATCTCTGAAGCCGGCACAGGCAGCCGGGTCCGGTCTGCGCCGCTGCGCCTGAACATTCAGGACGATCCCTGGCTGGCGCGGGCGCTGTGGCCGGTCACGGCGCTGCTGATCGTGCTCTGCATGGTGCTGTTGCTGCTGCGGACACGGGTGGTGGTTGCCGAACGGCGCAGCAACTGGACCGATTACGCCGCCATCCTCGCGCTGCTGGGCACCCTCTTCATGGTGCTGGTGGTGGGCAGTGGAGCCAGACCGGGCGGCTCGGCAGCGTCCACGGCTGGACAGGAGGGAATGGCGGGCGGCCATGGCGTGCAGGCAGTGCAGCACGCCTCTGCATCCTCCGAAGTGCTGCTGCTGAATATCGGCAGTGTGGCGGCGAGCCTGCTGTTTGCCGTCATGGCTGCTGTGCTGCTGTGGTCGCTACGAAGCCGACTCGCGGGCCTGGGGCAGCCCGCGCCGAACACCGCCGCGCCGCTGCCGGAAACTGTGGCGCTGCCCGCCCTGCACCGAATCCGCGTGGCGTGGCGCGATCTTGAGTCGGCCCTGATGCAGGCGGGGCTGGGAAGGCGGCCCAGTCAGACGCCCGAGGAATACGCGGCGGCTCTGGCGCAGCAGGTTCCCGGCGCGGCAGCCGAGCTATATACCCTGACCCGGCTGTATCTTCCGGTGCGCTACGGCGGTGTTCCCAGCGATCAGGACGCCGACACCGCCGAGGCTGCCGCCCGCCATATCCGTGAACACGTCGCCGCGCTGCCTCCAGAGAGCCGCGCTCACAACCGACCAGAACAGGAGCCTGCATGA
- a CDS encoding DUF58 domain-containing protein, which translates to MLPDLLRPLLSEGELSRTLGLDDPISLRGARPYLPGDPPGRIHWRLSARHLAEHAGDSGELMVRELERTASSSLHIHLDTAGNDVYLESVVRLAASLVQEALELRLPVALSDGQGSTSSGQTPDHLRRVLRRLAEATVGPAEHIPVVRPGSNLIVLTQRAGGTLLHSALLARAQAARVVIVALPEGFYLEPGELPRRQWAGLPEAVRELERQAGVLAAAGVAVLVLRGNMSVLRLGRQEA; encoded by the coding sequence ATGCTGCCAGACCTGCTGCGCCCGCTGCTCTCTGAAGGTGAACTGTCGCGCACGCTGGGCCTCGACGATCCGATCAGTCTGCGGGGGGCGCGGCCCTATCTGCCGGGCGATCCGCCGGGGCGCATCCACTGGCGACTGAGTGCCCGTCACCTCGCTGAGCACGCGGGCGACAGCGGGGAACTGATGGTCCGCGAGCTGGAACGCACGGCGTCGAGCAGCCTGCATATCCACCTCGATACCGCTGGCAACGACGTGTATCTCGAAAGCGTGGTGCGGCTGGCGGCCAGTCTGGTGCAGGAAGCGCTGGAACTGCGGCTCCCGGTGGCCCTGAGCGACGGGCAGGGCAGCACGTCCAGCGGCCAGACGCCCGACCATCTGCGGCGGGTGCTGCGGAGGCTGGCCGAAGCGACGGTGGGGCCAGCCGAACACATCCCGGTGGTCAGACCCGGCAGCAATCTGATCGTGCTGACCCAGCGGGCGGGCGGAACGCTGCTGCATTCGGCGCTGCTGGCCCGCGCACAGGCGGCCCGAGTGGTGATCGTGGCGCTGCCGGAAGGGTTTTATCTGGAACCCGGCGAACTGCCGCGCCGTCAGTGGGCCGGGCTGCCGGAAGCGGTGCGCGAACTAGAACGGCAGGCAGGCGTGCTGGCGGCAGCAGGCGTCGCGGTGCTGGTGCTGCGCGGCAATATGAGCGTGCTGCGGCTGGGACGGCAGGAGGCCTGA
- a CDS encoding phosphodiester glycosidase family protein, whose translation MIAPSLERRATLGLDAHGTPQLGYPRPRYVLSAPGLQLVVNSVGSKPNPLWVTAFVGDGRTAVGGDGFTTLVLRQGPGTPTSTVSRALSGRFVPSTGDFTVTFDPARFPQLGLANGAPLRYDLNWQVPGWDSVQEALAAGPLLVSGGKVVLDPAREGFDTSGSIWRATRQVAFVQMGERSGIAFLDNGTPAEFARALAGAGVSSAMRLDSGSSATVYVSGGYLNAGGYLNTVWSRPVPNALVFVPKLNATGK comes from the coding sequence ATGATCGCGCCCAGCCTGGAGCGCCGCGCCACACTCGGCCTCGACGCGCACGGCACGCCGCAGCTCGGCTATCCCAGGCCCCGGTACGTGCTGAGCGCTCCAGGCCTTCAACTGGTCGTCAACAGCGTAGGCAGCAAACCCAATCCGCTGTGGGTCACGGCCTTCGTGGGCGACGGGCGCACGGCGGTGGGCGGCGACGGCTTTACCACACTGGTGCTGCGGCAGGGGCCGGGCACGCCGACCAGCACGGTCAGCCGCGCTCTGAGCGGACGCTTCGTGCCGAGCACCGGAGACTTCACCGTCACCTTCGACCCGGCCCGCTTTCCGCAGCTGGGTCTGGCGAACGGCGCACCGCTGAGATACGACCTGAACTGGCAGGTTCCCGGCTGGGACAGCGTGCAGGAGGCACTGGCCGCCGGACCACTGCTGGTGTCGGGCGGAAAGGTGGTGCTCGATCCGGCACGCGAGGGCTTCGACACCTCGGGCAGCATCTGGCGGGCCACGCGGCAGGTCGCCTTCGTGCAGATGGGAGAGCGCAGCGGCATTGCCTTCCTCGACAACGGCACCCCCGCCGAGTTTGCGCGGGCGTTGGCCGGAGCGGGCGTCAGCAGTGCCATGCGCCTGGACAGCGGCAGCAGCGCCACCGTGTACGTGTCGGGCGGCTACCTGAACGCGGGCGGCTATCTGAATACCGTGTGGAGCAGACCCGTGCCCAATGCGCTGGTCTTCGTGCCGAAGCTGAACGCCACCGGAAAATAA